The sequence below is a genomic window from Silene latifolia isolate original U9 population unplaced genomic scaffold, ASM4854445v1 scaffold_20.1, whole genome shotgun sequence.
TTGACGGTAATGGTGGGTTGAGACGGCCGCGTACATCCACACAACAAGCTAGGCTAGTAATTTCTTCAGTATTGAGCTCTCGCGCCTTGGTAAGACAAATCCACATATAAGCCGTGATAACTTCAAATCGGCTGTATGGACGCCCATGCACGCCCTCAGTATTGCTATTAGCAGCTTTCTTAAGCTTCTCAATCTTGTCCTTTCTCAGTATTACAGTGGTTGGAGTAGCTTTATTCTCCCATTCAATTTTTTCCACACGACCAAAGTAAAGGTCACTAAAGTAGTTCCCTGACTTGCCATCATAAGCTGGGGGACGTGCTAAAACATCCCCGTCCAGGACTTTACGATCATGAAATGGTTTTATCTTAAGCTGCTCACCTCGAGCGAGCCTAGCCCATTCTTCGGTAAAATAAAAAGCGCTTCTCCCATCCACAACTAAGTGGGAGACTGACATACCAAAGCTAAGACCGCCACATTGGAATTGTGTGACTTGCACTACAAGCACAGGAATATCATTGATTGGTTTTCCATGTACTTGGTGGTAATCCATTTTAGGCAATAGATTCCTTATTTTCTTATTACTCGACAATAAATTGCCTAAATCACTTAAATTCATGTCACAGGAGGCGTCAATAAGCTCAGCACCCATGGCATTGCACTCAAGCTCAAATCGACCCTCACACAAAGAACGCAATCGCCCTGCTAGTGGGTAGAAAGATACTAAGGCAAGGCTTAGCGATTCTTTTAGGGTTTTTATAATTTTGTTTTCTGTGGGATTTAACCATTCTTCATCAATTGGTCTTTCATATAGATGTATGTGGGATGAATGCGTAATGACACCCACTTGATCTAATTGAGAAAGGGGAAAAATGCCATTCCATGTTTCTTTACATGGTGGCACTAGGTGTCTTTTCTTAATTTTTATCATGGCCATTGGCTTTTCTTTGATCGACTTCATTTTGgtagaaacttttttttttttttaaacacgtATAATTAATTTTTGTCGAAATTTTGTATATCTGTATAATCCTACTGTCTTCTTCGCCTATATAGTGCTTAGCAAGGCATATCGAACAGGGCGATTTCATTTGCGAAGTCAAAGATTGTGCATCGTGGAAAATTAATGGGCTGAATCATTGAACGTCGGTAGTGCCTCCCTGTTATTATATTTTTATGATATATTTAATAATATTGATTTGAACGAGGGTGTTCTATAGAGTATACACATTGATATCAGGATATCCCTGGCGACAATTGCTCATCTACCACGATTGCAAGTTGTTAATCAATGTTTGAACCtaattataatttttatatacgGAGAGGGAATAACAATCCCATTTTTAATCAGTTCTTACAACCTACTTACAAGACTCATAAACAATTAAACATGACTCTCTCTCCTCCATATACGCGTGGCTCACGTTTGATCACAAAATTAAGCTAATGACCCATCCATATCTTCTTTTCCAAATTGTTAATCTAATGACCCATCCATATCTTCCTTTCCATTTCTCAAAATTAAGCTCAATGTAGGCCATTTTTCCTCTTTCATGGTTCAACGAGAACTTACCTTATGCTCTTATTAGTCATTTAAGACTAAAAAATGTAGCTATTGCTTCCTACAAAACTTTAAGTTTTGAGGCCCATGCGTTTTGATGATGACAAATACTTATGCAATAACTATATATTTTCTCATGCTTCTAATTATTATGCTGTCATGTGTCTTTGGATGTTTTTGATAGATTTACCTACGCGCCAGGGAATGGAGGCTTGAAGAGATGATGATTCGATGTCGTGGCTAAAGAGAGTGTAGATATACGGTATTTGATGAATGTAATACCTGCTCCGTTAGGGGCATGTTGACCGACCTTGGACACATGTTAGACTCTTGGAACCTTTCACACAAGCGACCTTACGTCATAGTAACCGTTGGGAAGTGGGAACTTGATCTagtctaggctactcgatcgaatagtctagtgactcgatcgaatagaggtcactcgatcgagtaagccctaTACTCGATCGTGTATGGCGAGTTCAAGGTAAGTATATAAGTCGTAAACCCAAATCAGTTTTCATTATTtttttcctaaacctaatcgacGATACACCTTCTCCCTCACCAACCTTCAACGTTTTGAGATCCTTTacacttggagacaccatgggaTGGAGACTTGAGTCGGGTTGCGGTCTTGTCGTCGGAATGTTGAACATAGGtacgtcatcatcatcatactcAGGTTCCTTTGTAGTTATGGTTGTTAGTAATAAGGTTTTCCCTATTGTTGTGATAGGTATGGAGGGAGGTTGTCTTGTCTTTTATGGATGTATGCGGTGTTGCTGTTGATTCCTAAAAGTAGATTTTTtgtactcagtactgttgattggttgttgtgttgttgtgtaGCATCGTTGATTGTGTGATAATATCATTGTGTTTGTGtgcggggcgcgtccctggctgaatggagtcatcatcgggaatgacttcacgcccttgattcaacTCTTGTGGTTCGCgtcagaaggggatgtgcacattaatggacatgggttattcgctctatggttttGAGAGGGGCTTAGGTGATAAGGCTGcagtccccactggcggtgtggattgcCGGTTGCGATTGATAATCTGGCACGGCTATACCTTTGTGTTATTCAGATGACCGATGGAGTATTGGTGTTGGTGATTATACTTGTGTTGTTCTACGGTCGTTAtgttgttcttcagttactgaccttgtgtggtttgtctgtgtttctttcttgttatgtgcctgtcgtgatccattatggtgagcagtcagtcttagcaggtgttgatataaGGAGCTTACCTGAGTGCGTTGGAGGGACGATTCTTTCACCGAGTCTTGGCATTGAGTAGTCTCACTATATTTGATAGTTGGTTGTTAatcagttgtatctttcttttgAGTTGAACTTGTAATAAAATCTAAATATTTGGTTTATTGGCGTTATGAtatactattcctcgggcaaccgatacCGTAATACGCGTGTCTTCTAGGGAAGGTcctgttaaggctccttggtagatgggggtgttacaaagtggtatcagcgCGACGATTTTGGAATCTATAATCAATGAACCTAATAAATGTagtgagtcaaataaaatgaacctggtgtatgtgtgttggaaGCTCCTTGTGTACTTGATTTTAGgcgagaaggcgccctcattcaaAAATGCTGGCCCCAATATTCTTAAGCCAGCTACTTCGAATGGGGATATTTACTCGGGAATTGTATGAGCATCTGTGTGTAATGTGCAAGATATACGTAGTAAGGTAATGTCATGTGTGTAGGTAATATCATATGTGATGCGTAATTACTTGTATAGTTATGTGTGTGTGAGTATGTGAATGGAGAAGTAGGAGGTATTAGAAGCATGTGTATGGATATGTGGTGGCATGTACGTGATGATTGGTTTGAACGTCTTCTATTTTTGATAAATGATATGAGGACATGGATGGCGTGTAA
It includes:
- the LOC141638487 gene encoding spermidine hydroxycinnamoyl transferase-like, giving the protein MAMIKIKKRHLVPPCKETWNGIFPLSQLDQVGVITHSSHIHLYERPIDEEWLNPTENKIIKTLKESLSLALVSFYPLAGRLRSLCEGRFELECNAMGAELIDASCDMNLSDLGNLLSSNKKIRNLLPKMDYHQVHGKPINDIPVLVVQVTQFQCGGLSFGMSVSHLVVDGRSAFYFTEEWARLARGEQLKIKPFHDRKVLDGDVLARPPAYDGKSGNYFSDLYFGRVEKIEWENKATPTTVILRKDKIEKLKKAANSNTEGVHGRPYSRFEVITAYMWICLTKARELNTEEITSLACCVDVRGRLNPPLPSSYFGNAIVDVIATSRVGELLCRPLSYACSKVRKALDEVNDEYVSSAISYYKNKKSLAKYQMFDDRGNMKCPSPSSSSSSANDHSAFVLSWLNLSDSEINFGWGNCVYTGPCLVRGSDGDIMLFPSDSVGSVTVTVCLPSKGKFLRCVNSPILI